The following are encoded in a window of Oncorhynchus mykiss isolate Arlee chromosome 31, USDA_OmykA_1.1, whole genome shotgun sequence genomic DNA:
- the LOC110505150 gene encoding transmembrane protein 33: protein MADTEQTSAPPPQLGPVQFMLANKLETAMWLSRLFTIYCSVMFILPLLGPQAAANFYQRALLANALTSALRLHQRLPHFQLSRAFLAQALQEDSCHYLLYSLILVNSNPITMSIFPVFLFSLLHATAYTKKVLDAMGPNSLPFVRNFLNKLTANQQNILKFIACNEIFLMPATVFMLFSGQGSLLQPFIYYRFLTLRYTSRRNPYCRTLFSELRILLEHFIMKPACPAFFRKMCLNSIAFMSRLAPTGV, encoded by the exons ATGGCTGACACAGAGCAAACAAGTGCCCCTCCCCCTCAATTAGGGCCAGTG CAATTCATGTTGGCTAACAAACTAGAGACGGCAATGTGGCTCTCACGGCTCTTCACCATCTATTGCTCAGTAATGTTCATTCTACCACTCTTAGG ACCCCAGGCGGCTGCCAATTTCTACCAGCGTGCGCTGCTGGCCAACGCCCTCACCAGTGCTCTGCGACTACACCAGAGGCTCCCCCACTTCCAGCTCAGCAGGGCCTTTCTAGCCCAGGCACTCCAAGAGGACAGTTGTCACTACCTGCTGTACTCCCTCATCCTGGTCAACTCTAACCCCATCACAA TGAGCATATTCCCAGTCTTCCTCTTCTCGTTGCTTCATGCAACTGCCTACACAAAGAAGGTTCTTGAT GCAATGGGCCCCAATAGCCTGCCCTTTGTGAGGAACTTCCTCAACAAGCTCACAGCCAACCAGCAGAACATCCTGAAGTTCATCGCCTGCAACGAGATCTTCCTCATGCCAGCCACCGTATTCATGCTATTCAG TGGCCAGGGAAGCTTGCTGCAGCCTTTCATTTACTACAGGTTTCTAACTCTCCGCTACACCTCAAGGAGAAACCCATATTGCCG CACCCTATTCTCAGAGCTGCGGATTCTGCTGGAGCATTTCATCATGAAGCCCGCCTGCCCAGCCTTTTTCAGAAAGATGTGCCTCAACAGTATCGCCTTTATGAGTCGCCTGGCCCCCACCGGAGTGTGA